TTGCGAAAACCGACAAGATAGAGCACGTGAATTACCGACCACATGAGCCACGCAATAAAACCCGTCATGTGCAGTCGCCCGACTTTGGCAACGGCCCGACCACGGCCAATCGTCGCCATAGAGCCTTTGTCCCAGTAGCGAAAGTCGGCAAGTTTGGCGGATCTAGACGTCGCCAGAATCTTTTTGGCCACGTACTGCCCTTGCTGAATTGCCACGGGGGCGACGCCTGGCAGGGGCTGGCCGGTGCCCTGATCGACAAAATGCGCTGCATCGCCGATGACAGAGATATCGTCGAAACCCTCTGGCGAGAGCTGGGCATTCACCACGGCGCGCCCCGCCCGATCAAGCGGAGTGCCGAGCGTTTTCAGCAACGTCGAAGCCGTGTTGCCAGCGGCCCACAAAATATTGGCGGCCGAGACGAGCTCATCATTGATGTAAACGCCATCGTACATGACGCTTTTGACGACAGCGCCGGTGCGCACCTCAACGCCCAGCTTTTCGAGCACGCGGCGCGCATTTTCACCCAGTGAACCGGGAAAAGCCATCAGCAGATGTTCGCCACCCTCGACGAGAATAATGCGCGTTGATCGCGGGTCGATTCCGCGAAATTCTTTCTTTAACGTGTGGTGCGCAATCTCGGCAATCGCGCCGGCCATCTCGACGCCAGTCGGGCCGCCGCCCACGACGACGAACGTCAGTAACTTTCTGAGCTCCGCATCGTCTTCTTTACCGATCGCCAGCATCGCCTCTGCCTGCTCGAATGTCGCCAGAATTTTCTGGCGAATGCGCAATGCGTCGGCGAGGCTTTTAAGCCCCGGTGCATTTTTTTCCCATTCGGGGTGCGCGAAGTACGAATGGCGCGCACCGGTGGCAATCACGAGATGATCGTACGTAAATTCGTCGCCCGAAACCAATCGGATTTTTTTCTCCTGGGCACGAATTTCACCGACGCGGTTCATGAGCACGCGCACATTCTTTTGGCTGCGAAAGATCGCCCTGAGCGGCATCGCGATATGCCCCGGAGAAAGCGAAGCGGTTGCAACCTGGTAAAGCAGCGGCTGAAACAGATGGTGGTTCGCCTTGTCGATGAGGGTAATGTAGACCGGCGCACGCCTCAAACGCCGCGCCACGGTGAGACCGCCAAAACCGCCGCCGACAATGACGACATGCGGCTTTTTCGCGCCCTGATTCTGCGGGGGCCAGCTATGCGAAACCATGCGCTATGCACAGATGCCGCGAGGCGCTGTAAAAGGCTTTTCGATAAAGCGCAGTCAGAAATAGCCGGGCAGCACGGTGTTATATTTTTTGCGCAGCGAGGCCGGCCGCTTCTCGGGAGCCGTGATAATGCCAAATTTCACCGAACCGATAAGGCTGTTCAGACTGCCCTTTTTCGCGGCGAGATGGGGCAGCGCGGCCTTAAGAACCTTCTGCGCATTGTCGGAGTTCTTTTTGACGACGGCCATAATTTCATCGGCCGTCACGGCGTGGTCGTGTTCGCGCCATGAATCATAGTCGGTGGCCATACAGATCATCTGGTAGGGCAGTTCGAGTTCGCGGGCGAGCTTCGCCTCGGGCAAAACACTCATATTGATTATGCCTGCGCCCCATGACTTGTAAAGTTTCGATTCAGCCCGCGTCGAAAATTGCGGCCCTTCCATACAGATGAGCGTTTCATTTTCGGCGAGCGGCAAAGAAAGTTGGCGAATCGCCCCCGCGAGAATAGTCGCAAGGGTGTTGTCCATGGGGTCACCGAATGAAACGTGCACAACGATACCTTCGTCGAAATAGGTGTCGCGGCGGTGGCGTGTGCGGTCGATCACCTGGCTCGGCAGAACAAAATGCCCGGGGGGAATCTCTTCTTTCAGACTGCCCACAGCAGAGAATGAAACAACGGCCTCGCAGCCGAGCATCTTGAGCGCAGCAAGATTCGCATGCGCCGGTATTTTTGTCGGAGGTATAAAGTGCCCCTTGCCGTGGCGCGGCAGAAAAGCGAGAGTAATCGCTTTATCACCCTCATGGTACTCTGCCAGTGTGATTTCATCTGAAGGGTAACCCCACGCCGTTTTGACACGCACCTTGTCTGTGACGCGCATGCCTTCGACGCCGTAAACCCCCGTGCCGCCAATGATACCGATATCTGCTTTGTGTTTCATTTTTTATCCTTAGTGTTATTGAGCGAGTTTTCGGGCAATTTCAGCGAGCAACCTCACGCCGTAGCCGCTGCCCGAAGCCGTGTAGACGTTAAAGGGCTTCTTGATCATGCCGACCCCGGCGATATCGAGGTGTACCCACATCTGCCCGTCTTCGATAAACGCATGCAAAAATTCGGCAGCGGTCGATGCCCCGCCATAACGACCACCGATATTGTTGAGATCAGCAATGTCGGAGTTTAAGAGTTCACGGTATCTTTTGCCAACGGGCAGCGGCCACACCGGTTCACGTGTTTCTTCTGCGGCAGCGACCACGAGGTCGCGTGCTGCGGTATTGTTGCTGAAAAGCCCTGCATAAAAATCACCTAACGCGACGACACAGGCACCGGTGAGTGTTGCCATATCGACTATCAGGTTCGCGTTGTAGTTCTGCTGCACATAGGTCAGCGCATCGGCAAGAATGAGTCTGCCCTCTGCGTCGGTATTCTGCACTTCGACTGTTTTACCATTCAGCGCAGTGTAGACATCGCCGGGCTTAAAGGCATTGCCTGAGGGCATATTCTCAACCATCGCGAGAGCGCAGACGACATTCACGGGAATCTTCTGCTCTGCGATCGCAGCAAGAGCTGCAATCGCCATGGCGCTGCCCGACATGTCATATTTCATTTCGTGCATATCTGCGCCGGGCTTTAAAGAAATGCCGCCGGTATCGAACGTAACGCCTTTGCCCACGAGCGCGAGAGTTTTTTTCGCCCCGACGTGCCGGTATTCGAGCACGATGAGCCGTGGCTCGCGCTCAGAGCCCTGTGCCACGGCAAGAATGCCGCCCGCACCCATACGCGTCAAATCAGCACGGCCGAACGATTTACGTGTCAGCTTGTAACGCGTCGCAATTTCTTGCGAACGCGCGTCCATCGTCTGCGGTGTCAGGTAGTTGCCGGGCAAAGCCTGTGTCTGCCGCATGGCCGCCACGTGGCGCGCTTCGATGAGCGCAGAGTTATAAATCTCAGCGGCCGCCGCGAGAAAACTCTTCGGCACAACCACGACGGTCGCCGATACAGTAACTTTTTTGCGCGCATCCGCACCTTTAAGAAAGTCGGTGGGGTATTCGGCATTATGCTGCGCGACGGTAATGAGACGCAGGGCGGTACGAAATCCCACTTTTTCGAGAACCGCCTGGCTCGCGACAATCTCATATTCTTTGAGCTGGGCCGCAGCTTTGCCGAGTGCCGCCGCCACTGTGTCGGCAAAAATTTCGGCGTCCAGTTTTTCCAGTGGCCCAAGCCCGACGGTCAGGCCGGCGACGAGCGTCGCGGTGCTGCCGGGGTCGGCTTTGAAGTACGAAGGCAAATCTTTTATTTCTTTGACTTCTTCGGTGGTGATGAAGCGCACATGCAGCCTGAAATGCCCGGTACCCGACGCGACGCGACTGTTAATTTTTTCGGGGTATACAAAGATGTCACCCTTTGAGTTTTTTTTCTTTGCTGCGGTTTTCTTTATCTGCGCCATGGGGTTTATTTGCAAATTTGCTCAGCCTGCAAAGAAAAAAGAAATAATGAGGATTCATTAGTTGCTGCTGCTTTTCGCCGATTCTTAGTTTTCGCTGACACTCCAACGGGCTTATGCGCTGCTACCGCAGTGAGCCTCGCCCGAGCACACGAACTGTCATTGGCCCGGCTGCGGCGTACCTCGGCGCAGGCCGGCTTTACGCTCGTTGAGCTGATGGTCGTCTTAACGATCGGCGGCGCATTGCTTCTGATGGCGTATAACCTTCTCACAAGCTTCATGCAGGCACGCCTCTCTGGCAATCAGGATATCGCCTTTGAAGGCTATTTTCAAGATGCCCGCCGGCAGGCGATCATTCTGTCGAAGACGCTGACGCTCGAAATCAATCTCGACAAAAAGACCTTTGGTCTCAGGGAATATGACCCGAAGCTCGAAATCAACCCCGACGCGTCGCTGCAGGCACTCGCCGAAATGAAGCGCTACCGTTTCGAACGCGAACGCGATAAAGAAAATGCCGAACAAGAGCTGCCGAAGCCGAGATGGGTCAGCTCGGTGCAGAAGATACCGACTGTGCTGACTAAAATACTCAGCAGTTCGGGCCTTGAGCTCACGGGGCCGATCATCAATGTGCACTTTTACCCGACTGGCAATTCAGACTCGGTTATACTCCAGTTCGGTGATACGAAACCGAACTATGTCTACATACCGCGGTATAACCTGCAGCCGGTGCATCTGCCCGACCTGAAGCAGTTTGAGCGGCAGAAGGTGCTGCGACAATGACGCTGCGCAGAAGGTTTCGGTTCTACCTGCTGCAAAAAGGGCGGCGCGGTTTCACGCTCGTCGAGGTTCTGATGGCAATGGCAATAGCCGCTTCGATGACCGGGTTGCTCATCACGAGCCTCATGAACGCGATGTCGATGCGGC
The sequence above is a segment of the Turneriella parva DSM 21527 genome. Coding sequences within it:
- a CDS encoding NAD(P)/FAD-dependent oxidoreductase, producing MVSHSWPPQNQGAKKPHVVIVGGGFGGLTVARRLRRAPVYITLIDKANHHLFQPLLYQVATASLSPGHIAMPLRAIFRSQKNVRVLMNRVGEIRAQEKKIRLVSGDEFTYDHLVIATGARHSYFAHPEWEKNAPGLKSLADALRIRQKILATFEQAEAMLAIGKEDDAELRKLLTFVVVGGGPTGVEMAGAIAEIAHHTLKKEFRGIDPRSTRIILVEGGEHLLMAFPGSLGENARRVLEKLGVEVRTGAVVKSVMYDGVYINDELVSAANILWAAGNTASTLLKTLGTPLDRAGRAVVNAQLSPEGFDDISVIGDAAHFVDQGTGQPLPGVAPVAIQQGQYVAKKILATSRSAKLADFRYWDKGSMATIGRGRAVAKVGRLHMTGFIAWLMWSVIHVLYLVGFRNRFAVMILWMYSYVTNSRAVRLITSDDL
- the mtnP gene encoding S-methyl-5'-thioadenosine phosphorylase, whose protein sequence is MKHKADIGIIGGTGVYGVEGMRVTDKVRVKTAWGYPSDEITLAEYHEGDKAITLAFLPRHGKGHFIPPTKIPAHANLAALKMLGCEAVVSFSAVGSLKEEIPPGHFVLPSQVIDRTRHRRDTYFDEGIVVHVSFGDPMDNTLATILAGAIRQLSLPLAENETLICMEGPQFSTRAESKLYKSWGAGIINMSVLPEAKLARELELPYQMICMATDYDSWREHDHAVTADEIMAVVKKNSDNAQKVLKAALPHLAAKKGSLNSLIGSVKFGIITAPEKRPASLRKKYNTVLPGYF
- a CDS encoding leucyl aminopeptidase family protein, producing MAQIKKTAAKKKNSKGDIFVYPEKINSRVASGTGHFRLHVRFITTEEVKEIKDLPSYFKADPGSTATLVAGLTVGLGPLEKLDAEIFADTVAAALGKAAAQLKEYEIVASQAVLEKVGFRTALRLITVAQHNAEYPTDFLKGADARKKVTVSATVVVVPKSFLAAAAEIYNSALIEARHVAAMRQTQALPGNYLTPQTMDARSQEIATRYKLTRKSFGRADLTRMGAGGILAVAQGSEREPRLIVLEYRHVGAKKTLALVGKGVTFDTGGISLKPGADMHEMKYDMSGSAMAIAALAAIAEQKIPVNVVCALAMVENMPSGNAFKPGDVYTALNGKTVEVQNTDAEGRLILADALTYVQQNYNANLIVDMATLTGACVVALGDFYAGLFSNNTAARDLVVAAAEETREPVWPLPVGKRYRELLNSDIADLNNIGGRYGGASTAAEFLHAFIEDGQMWVHLDIAGVGMIKKPFNVYTASGSGYGVRLLAEIARKLAQ
- a CDS encoding pilus assembly FimT family protein — encoded protein: MSLARAHELSLARLRRTSAQAGFTLVELMVVLTIGGALLLMAYNLLTSFMQARLSGNQDIAFEGYFQDARRQAIILSKTLTLEINLDKKTFGLREYDPKLEINPDASLQALAEMKRYRFERERDKENAEQELPKPRWVSSVQKIPTVLTKILSSSGLELTGPIINVHFYPTGNSDSVILQFGDTKPNYVYIPRYNLQPVHLPDLKQFERQKVLRQ